One genomic segment of Drosophila melanogaster chromosome 3R includes these proteins:
- the Fancd2 gene encoding Fancd2: MYKQFKKRSKKPLNTIDENATIKVPRLAETTTNISVESSSGGSEENIPASQEHTQRFLSQHSVILAATLGRTQSSSRNIATLSRQPNNFFELVLVRAGVQLDQGDSLILACDHVPIVSKLREIFTSASSYTDKMETFKTGLNAAMAPGSKLVQKLLTGCTVDAAGEEQIYQSQNSMFMNFLMIDFMRDACVEVLLNKIEEVAKSDRVIMGKAAIPLPLLPLMLTQLRYLTASHKVEIYSRIEVIFNRATESAKLDIIANAELILDASMHDEFVELLNINYSSTEDLFHMTTVQTLGNLSLSDRTQAKLRVRILDFATSGQCSDAILPHLIRLLLNVLKIDTDDSVRDLIGSLRGIFNWRHTNETEKISASEDSKKSQLELFGFLELGLIRSKKFYQACQRSSASVPAAEFTSFDMILLLLLIHVNEDNSLYIENILRRRIKLEHITVSILEEIRQHYRHILEQHITTLMNILHDFMREKNRIVSDFAKSSYSILFKIFNSIQKNILKKLLELTCDKSSPHLTTMALELLRELQRKSAKDVQNCATLLIPMLDRISDLSLTQTRVAMDLLCHVAFPDPNLSPCLQLQEQVDMVVKKQLINSIDNIKKQGIIGCVQLIDAMARIANNGVDRDEFIASVENVDSLPDGRGKMAANLIIRTEASIGNSTESLALFFEELATVFNQRNEGTSGCELDNQFIAWACDLVTFRFQASFVTENVPETLKGIKLEYQLNINELDDTDANTESDVLNIGINISKLVLSPKVKACDSIYVLAPLFNYVRVLYKHRHQDSLESINALLGCAIVLPSFFEDDNYVSVFENFEAEQQKDILSIYFHTVNWMRVSISAFASQRDPPTRRRVLSRLGELIRIEQRMKPLLARAPVDFVAPPYQFLTNVKLSNQNQKRPGPKPAAKLNATLPEPDLTGNQPSIADFTIKVGQCKTVKTKTDFEQMYGPRERYRPMEVEIIMLLVEQKFVLNHQLEEEQMGEFLGLLELRFLLEDVVQKLEAAVLRHHDSYDADSFRPHLAKPEDFICDLLPCLHEVNNHLITLGEAIDNQLTEVSHVYSNLDLFKDQFCYIKSCFGLCVRLFALYFAWSEWSDKSQEQLLHKSLLKLQPKTQWKRLEKQSVPQLANLTFQYFLKYEKSVLNLSTAVHLHRLLCNLLKLGSLQSDASQPRFQQAEDLRILCGTLLRRKWFHYSGTLDKGGQCNIYLDELVKGFLKKSNAKSQTELLTELVKQCSILNTKDKALTSFPNFKKANFPLLFRGLCEVLIHSLSGQVSVDSRGDKLKLWESAVDLLNGLLSIVQQVEQPRNFGLFLKHSLLFLKLLLQHGMSALESIVREDPERLTRFLHELQKVTRFLHQLCCHSKSIKNTAIISYIPSLRETIETLVFRVKALLAANNCHSAFHMGNMINRDLHGDSIITPRSSFAGEENSDDELPADDTSVDETVLGDDMGITAVSVSTRPSDGSRRSKSSSRSKCF; the protein is encoded by the exons AtgtataaacaatttaaaaaacgcTCAAAGAAACCTCTGAACACCATCGATGAGAACGCGACCATAAAAGTGCCG CGCCTGGCGGAGACGACCACAAATATATCCGTTGAGTCCTCATCTGGCGGAAGCGAGGAGAACATACCCGCCTCCCAGGAGCACACGCAGCGATTTCTGTCGCAGCACAGTGTTATCCTGGCCGCCACTCTGGGTCGCACTCAATCCTCCAGCCGGAACATTGCAACGCTCTCCCGACAACCGAACAACTTTTTCGAACTGGTCCTGGTTCGAGCAGGGGTCCAGTTGGACCAGGGTGATAGCCTCATCCTGGCCTGCGATCATGTCCCCATAGTCTCCAAGCTGCGGGAAATCTTTACGAGTGCCTCCTCGTATACCGACAAAATGGAGACATTCAAGACGGGTCTGAATGCTGCAATGGCGCCTGGGTCGAAGCTGGTGCAGAAGCTCCTAACCGGCTGCACCGTGGACGCAGCTGGCGAGGAACAGATCTACCAGTCCCAGAACAGCATGTTTATGAACTTCCTCATGATCGACTTTATGCGAGATGCCTGCGTGGAGGTGCTGCTGAACAAGATCGAGGAGGTGGCCAAATCTGATCGAGTCATAATGGGCAAAGCAGCTATTCCCTTGCCACTGCTACCGCTGATGCTGACGCAACTGCGCTACTTGACCGCCTCGCACAAAGTAGAGATCTACAGTCGCATCGAGGTCATTTTCAACAGGGCTACGGAATCGGCCAAATTGGACATCATAGCCAATGCTGAGTTGATACTCGATGCCAGTATGCACGATGAGTTCGTCGAGCTGCTTAA CATCAACTATTCCAGCACTGAAGACCTCTTTCACATGACCACAGTGCAAACTCTGGGTAACTTATCGCTTTCAGACAGAACGCAGGCCAAGTTACGAGTGCGCATTTTGGACTTCGCCACAAGTGGTCAATGTTCGGATGCG ATCTTGCCGCATCTCATCAGGCTGCTGCTTAACGTTCTGAAAATTGATACAGATGACAGCGTGCGCGAC TTGATAGGCAGCCTGCGTGGAATCTTCAACTGGCGTCACACAAATGAGACGGAAAAAATCTCGGCAAGCGAAGACAGTAAGAAGTCTCAGCTGGAACTTTTTGGCTTCCTAGAACTAGGCTTGATACGATCGAAGAAGTTTTATCAAGCGTGCCAAAGGTCATCTGCTAGTGTGCCAGCTGCCGAATTTAC CTCCTTTGACATGatacttctgcttttgttgaTACATGTTAATGAAGATAATTCATTGTACATCGAAAATATT CTTCGACGACGCATTAAACTGGAGCATATTACAGTGAGCATTTTGGAAGAGATACGACAGCACTATAGACACATCCTGGAGCAGCACATAACCACACTGATGAACATCCTTCACGACTTTATGCGAGAGAAAAATCGCATCGTGTCCGATTTCGCCAAATCTTCGTACAG tatactttttaagatttttaacTCGATCCAGAAAAATATTCTAAAGAAGCTGTTGGAGCTTACCTGTGACAAATCATCGCCCCACCTGACAACAATGGCACTGGAATTGCTTCGCGAGCTGCAACGAAAGAGTGCCAAGGATGTTCAGAATTGTGCAACTCTACTTATACCCATGCTGGATAGGATAAGTGATCTAAGTCTTACACAAACCCGCGTTGCTATGGACCTTCTGTGCCATGTCGCATTTCCGGATCCAAATCTATCGCCCTGCCTGCAACTCCAAGAGCAAGTCGATATGGTGGTTAAAAAGCAGCTGATCAACTCCATTGATAATATTAAAAAGCAGGGAATTATTGGCTGTGTGCAACTCATCGATGCAATGGCACGCATCGCGAACAATGGTGTTGATCGTGACGAGTTTATTGCCAGCGTGGAAAACGTCGATTCCTTGCCCGATGGCCGAGGCAAAATGGCTGCCAACTTAATCA TACGCACCGAGGCATCAATAGGAAATAGTACCGAGTCCTTAGCCCTGTTTTTTGAAGAACTGGCCACGGTTTTCAATCAGCGCAATGAAGGAACCTCCGGCTGTGAGTTGGACAACCAATTCATTGCTTGGGCCTGCGACTTAGTGACATTCCGCTTCCAGGCAAGCTTTGTCACCGAGAATGTGCCCGAGACTTTAAA GGGAATTAAACTGGAATATCAGTTAAATATCAATGAATTGGACGATACAGATGCAAACACTGAATCGGATGTCCTTAATATTGGCATAAATATCTCAAAACTAGTTTTATCACCCAAAGTGAA AGCTTGTGATTCTATATACGTGCTGGCTCCTCTGTTCAACTATGTCAGAGTGCTGTACAAGCACCGCCACCAAGACAGCTTGGAGAGCATCAATGCTTTACTAGGCTGTGCCATTGTGTTGCCCTCATTCTTTGAGGATGACAACTATGTGTCCGTTTTTGAAAACTTTGAGGCGGAGCAGCAAAAAGACATTTTGAGCATTTACTTTCACACCGTCAATTGGATGAGGGTGTCGATCAGTGCGTTTGCATCACAACGTGATCCTCCCACACGGCGTCGAGTTCTATCTAGACTTGGAGAACTAATTCGTATCGAGCAGAGAATGAAGCCCCTCCTGGCGAGAGCGCCCGTCGACTTCGTGGCACCGCCATATCAATTCCTCACCAACGTCAAGCTCTCGAACCAGAATCAGAAACGTCCAGGGCCTAAGCCAGCTGCCAAACTAAACGCAACTCTACCAGAACCCGATTTAACTGGTAATCAACCATCGATCGCTGACTTCACCATTAAGGTTGGCCAGTGCAAGACCGTTAAGACGAAGACTGACTTTGAGCAGATGTATGGGCCGCGGGAGAGATACAGGCCAATGGAAGTGGAAATCATCATGCTCTTGGTCGAGCAGAAGTTTGTCCTGAACCACCAGCTGGAAGAGGAGCAAATGGGGGAGTTTCTTGGTCTTCTGGAGCTACGATTCCTGCTGGAAGACGTGGTTCAAAAACTTGAAGCAGCAGTCCTTCGACATCACGATTCTTATGATGCGGACAGCTTTAGGCCGCATCTGGCCAAACCGGAGGATTTTATTTGCGATCTACTTCCATGCCTACACGAGGTGAATAATCACCTAATAACCCTGGGCGAGGCCATTGACAATCAGCTTACGGAAGTCAGTCATGTGTACAGCAATCTGGATCTGTTTAAGGATCAATTTTGCTATATCAAATCGTGCTTTGGGCTGTGCGTCCGGCTGTTTGCCTTGTACTTCGCCTGGAGCGAGTGGAGTGATAAGTCGCAGGAACAACTGCTCCATA agtctttGCTTAAGCTACAGCCTAAAACACAATGGAAGAGACTAGAGAAGCAAAGTGTTCCTCAGCTGGCCAACCTAACTTTTCAATACTTTCTAAAGTATGAGAAATCCGTCCTGAATCTTAGTACTGCAGTACATCTTCATCGATTGTTGTGTAACTTGTTAAAGCTGGGCAGTTTACAGAGCGATGCTAGCCAACCGAGATTTCAGCAAGCCGAGGACTTAC GGATACTGTGTGGCACGCTGCTGCGCCGTAAATGGTTCCACTACTCTGGCACCTTGGACAAAGGTGGTCAGTGCAATATTTATTTGGACGAGCTGGTTAAGGGATTCCTGAAAAAATCGAATGCCAAGAGTCAAACCGAACTACTTACTGAGCTGGTTAAACAATGCAGCATACTGAATACGAAGGACAAAGCACTGACATCCTTCCCCAACTTTAAAAA GGCCAACTTCCCACTACTCTTTCGTGGACTGTGCGAGGTGCTTATTCACTCCCTAAGTGGTCAAGTTAGCGTCGACAGCCGTGGTGATAAATTGAAGTTATGGGAGTCAGCAGTCGATTTGTTGAATGGCTTGCTCAGCATTGTGCAGCAGGTGGAACAGCCCAGAAACTTTGGGCTGTTTCTAAAACACTCCCTGCTATTCCTTAAATTGCTGCTTCAGCACGGAATGTCTGCGCTGGAATCTATTGTTCGGGAAGATCCCGAAAGGCTAACAAGGTTTTTGCACGAGCTCCAGAAGGTGACACGCTTTCTGCACCAACTCTGCTGTCATTCCAAGTCCATTAAGAATACGGCTATAATCAGCTATATTCCCAGCCTGCGGGAAACGATTGAGACGCTGGTCTTCCGAGTCAAAGCCCTGTTGGCTGCCAACAACTGTCATTCTGCTTTCCACATGGGAAATATGATCAACAGGGATCTCCACGGAGATTCTATCATAACACCCAGGAGTTCCTTCGCCGGCGAGGAAAACAGCGACGATGAATTACCTGCGGACGACACCAGCGTAGATGAAACCGTCTTGGGCGATGACATGGGCATCACCGCCGTTAGCGTGAGCACAAGGCCCAGCGATGGGAGTCGTCGGAGCAAGTCCTCCTCCCGCAGCAAATGCTTTTAA
- the CG17270 gene encoding uncharacterized protein, isoform B, with protein MAAMQSGGRPRERLLYAFRGWIAFVAFMDLGTAFRSYIERRSFLGDHSDTQFIEGDYTISRIIGMYCLLKAIALVHCTLYIHYKPVVSMGGCSLALTMVFYATEALYFRSSTINFYVIFPCVLNSITLLGLIYIPKRLRLWEPNMDLDDENSQLLKQMTGFKRRRAKKQ; from the exons AT GGCTGCCATGCAGTCTGGCGGACGACCCCGCGAGCGATTGCTGTACGCCTTCCGGGGATGGATAGCATTCGTGGCCTTCATGGACCTGGGCACGGCCTTTAGGAGCTACATAGAAAGACGCAGCTTCCTGGGCGATCACAGCGACACCCAGTTCATAGAGG GGGACTACACCATATCGCGGATCATCGGGATGTACTGCCTGCTGAAGGCCATCGCTCTCGTCCACTGCACCCTCTACATTCACTACAAGCC GGTGGTCAGCATGGGCGGCTGCTCATTGGCCCTCACCATGGTCTTCTATGCCACCGAGGCACTCTACTTTCGCTCCAGCACCATTAACTTCTACGTGATCTTCCCGTGTGTGCTAAATT CTATAACTCTACTGGGCCTCATCTATATACCCAAACGACTGCGGCTCTGGGAGCCAAATATGGATCTGGATGACGAAAACTCACAGCTGCTCAAGCAAATGACGGGCTTCAAGAGACGACGAGCGAAAAAACAATAG
- the CG17271 gene encoding uncharacterized protein, isoform B translates to MQMRVTELPAVQLLLPLILIGLASGQRVAPGVNPQHYQQVPQQVPQHHPPPPPQHHQPQYQQQVHSAPGVPPQQYQYEQVQVPVQQQAPVQYQQVPVQQQQQQHQPIHQQPTMQQQQQPQQGHHQQAGGHHHGQPQQVLNTGNIQQERAHIQEHMQVPIDTSKMSEAELQFHYFKMHDSDNNNKLDGCELIKSLIHWHVKDSGEKPAEAHQEGHAEGQAQQPDDHKSGSVYTDKALEDTIDYVLKSMDLNNDGFVDWAEYRKTEANIGKD, encoded by the exons ATGCAGATGCGCGTCACGGAATTGCCAGCAgttcagctgctgctgcccctAATCCTGATTGGATTGGCCAGCGGACAGCGCGTCGCTCCCGGAGTGAATCCGCAGCACTAT CAACAAGTGCCGCAGCAGGTGCCgcagcaccacccaccgccaccaccgcaGCACCACCAGCCGCAGTACCAGCAACAGGTCCACTCAGCACCCGGTGTGCCGCCCCAGCAATAC CAATACGAACAGGTTCAAGTTCCCGTGCAACAGCAGGCACCGGTCCAATATCAGCAAGTTcctgtgcagcagcagcagcagcaacatcaaccaATCCACCAGCAACCGACgatgcagcaacagcaacagccgcaGCAGGGGCACCACCAGCAGGCAGGTGGCCACCACCATGGGCAACCGCAGCAAGTCCTAAACACCGGCAACATTCAGCAGGAGCGCGC TCACATCCAGGAGCACATGCAAGTGCCAATCGATACGAGCAAGATGTCCGAGGCTGAGCTGCAGTTCCACTACTTCAAGATGCACGActcggacaacaacaacaagttggACGGCTGCGAGCTGATCAAATCGCTGATCCATTGGCACG TCAAGGATAGTGGAGAAAAACCAGCCGAGGCACACCAGGAAGGCCACGCCGAGGGCCAAGCGCAGCAGCCCGATGATCACAAATCCGGATCTGTGTACACGGACAAGGCTCTGGAGGACACCATTGACTATGTGCTGAAGTCCATGGACCTGAACAACGATGGATTTGTCGACTGGGCCGAGTACCGCAAGACTGAGGCCAACATTGGCAAGGACTAG
- the CG17271 gene encoding uncharacterized protein, isoform A, giving the protein MQMRVTELPAVQLLLPLILIGLASGQRVAPGVNPQHYQQVPQQVPQHHPPPPPQHHQPQYQQQVHSAPGVPPQQYQYEQVQVPVQQQAPVQYQQVPVQQQQQQHQPIHQQPTMQQQQQPQQGHHQQAGGHHHGQPQQVLNTGNIQQERAHIQEHMQVPIDTSKMSEAELQFHYFKMHDSDNNNKLDGCELIKSLIHWHEQGSKEQPNGEKPHVEEKVFSDEELVALIDPILQMDDTSRDGYIDYPEFIKAQQKAAEKQQQQQQQQQQPHEQQQQQQQQPVH; this is encoded by the exons ATGCAGATGCGCGTCACGGAATTGCCAGCAgttcagctgctgctgcccctAATCCTGATTGGATTGGCCAGCGGACAGCGCGTCGCTCCCGGAGTGAATCCGCAGCACTAT CAACAAGTGCCGCAGCAGGTGCCgcagcaccacccaccgccaccaccgcaGCACCACCAGCCGCAGTACCAGCAACAGGTCCACTCAGCACCCGGTGTGCCGCCCCAGCAATAC CAATACGAACAGGTTCAAGTTCCCGTGCAACAGCAGGCACCGGTCCAATATCAGCAAGTTcctgtgcagcagcagcagcagcaacatcaaccaATCCACCAGCAACCGACgatgcagcaacagcaacagccgcaGCAGGGGCACCACCAGCAGGCAGGTGGCCACCACCATGGGCAACCGCAGCAAGTCCTAAACACCGGCAACATTCAGCAGGAGCGCGC TCACATCCAGGAGCACATGCAAGTGCCAATCGATACGAGCAAGATGTCCGAGGCTGAGCTGCAGTTCCACTACTTCAAGATGCACGActcggacaacaacaacaagttggACGGCTGCGAGCTGATCAAATCGCTGATCCATTGGCACG AGCAAGGCAGCAAGGAGCAGCCGAACGGTGAGAAGCCGCATGTGGAGGAGAAGGTTTTCTCCGACGAGGAGCTGGTGGCCCTCATTGATCCCATCCTGCAGATGGACGACACCTCACGCGACGGCTACATCGACTATCCGGAGTTCATTAAGGCGCAGCAAAAGGCCGccgagaagcagcagcagcagcagcagcaacaacagcagccgcacgaacagcaacagcagcagcagcagcagccggtTCATTAG
- the RpS20 gene encoding ribosomal protein S20: MAAAPKDIEKPHVGDSASVHRIRITLTSRNVRSLENVCRDLINGAKNQNLRVKGPVRMPTKTLRITTRKTPCGEGSKTWDRFQMRIHKRIIDLHSPSEIVKKITSINIEPGVEVEVTIAN; the protein is encoded by the exons ATG GCTGCTGCACCCAAGGATATTGAGAAGCCCCATGTCGGCGATTCTGCCTCTGTGCACCGCATCCGCATCACCCTGACATCCAGGAACGTGCGTTCGCTGGAGAATGTGTGCCGCGACCTGATCAACGGTGCAAAGAACCAGAACTTGCGCGTCAAG GGCCCCGTGCGCATGCCGACCAAGACCCTTCGCATCACCACCCGTAAGACTCCTTGTGGTGAGGGTTCCAAGACCTGGGATCGCTTCCAG ATGAGAATCCACAAGCGCATCATCGACTTGCACTCGCCCTCTGAGATCGTCAAGAAGATTACCTCCATCAACATCGAGCCCGGCGTAGAGGTTGAGGTCACCATCGCCAACTAA
- the CG17272 gene encoding uncharacterized protein, with the protein MARYFKEQDIDEFRECFYLFARSGQINNLDELTVIMRSLGLSPTIQELVSYLKQKNGKMSFADFLDIMHQHSKVESLPDEVIAAFKAADPQNKGTISARQLRNLLQNWGEGLSMREVDNIFREANVNNNSTVRYADFVKIACAPVPDYY; encoded by the exons ATG GCTCGTTACTTTAAAGAACAGGACATTGATG AGTTCCGTGAGTGTTTTTATCTGTTCGCCCGTTCGGGCCAAATCAACAATTTGGACGAACTAACC GTTATTATGCGTTCTTTGGGTCTTTCGCCGACGATCCAAGAACTGGTTTCCTATCTGAAGCAAAAGAATGGGAAAATGAGCTTCGCCGACTTCCTGGACATCATGCATCAGCACTCCAAGGTGGAGAGTTTGCCGGACGAGGTCATTGCCGCCTTTAAAGCGGCCGATCCGCAGAATAAGGGCACCATCTCGGCCAGACAGCTGCGTAATCTACTTCAAAACTGGGGAGAGGGCCTGTCCATGCGCGAAGTGGACAACATCTTCCGGGAGGCCAATGTGAACAACAATAGCACTGTGCGGTATGCAGACTTTGTCAAGATTGCATGCGCCCCAGTTCCCGACTACTATTAG